AACTTTAAGTTTCAGGGCTTCCTCGCATGGTATTTCTGGATGTTCCTTCACCTGATGCTCATCCTCTCCGTAAGAAATAAAGTGGCGATCTTCTTTAACTGGATGTGGAGCTACCTCAACAAAGACTCCTCACTCCGCCTGATCATCATACCAAATAAAAAGAACCGAACCGAACAATGAGAATAGACATTATCAGTGTATTACCGGAGCTTATGGAAAGCCCGTTCCGGACATCAATTTTAAAAAGGGCTTCAGATAAAGGCCTCGCAGAAGTTCATTTTCATTCTTTAAGAGCATACGGTTTAGGGAAATACCGCCAGATTGATGATGCACCTTATGGCGGCTCCGCAGGCATGGTGATGATGGTAGAACCGTTGGACCGCTGCATATCAGAGCTAAAGGCCCAACGGCAGTATGATGAGGTCATTTACCTCACGCCAGACGGAGAAACCCTGAATCAGAAAATAGCCAATACACTTTCCACCAAAAAAAACCTCCTGTTTCTTTGTGGCCATTATAAAGGTATTGACCAGCGCGTGCGCGAACTGCATATCACCAAAGAAATCTCTATCGGCGATTATGTGCTGACCGGTGGCGAACTCGCGGCCTGTGTGCTCGCAGATGCCGTTATCCGCTTGTTGCCGGGCGTACTGAATGATGAGCAAAGTGCGCTTACCGACAGTTTTCAGGATGGTTTACTTTCGCCCCCCGTATATACCCGCCCTGCTGAA
This DNA window, taken from Chryseobacterium sp. 6424, encodes the following:
- the trmD gene encoding tRNA (guanosine(37)-N1)-methyltransferase TrmD — encoded protein: MRIDIISVLPELMESPFRTSILKRASDKGLAEVHFHSLRAYGLGKYRQIDDAPYGGSAGMVMMVEPLDRCISELKAQRQYDEVIYLTPDGETLNQKIANTLSTKKNLLFLCGHYKGIDQRVRELHITKEISIGDYVLTGGELAACVLADAVIRLLPGVLNDEQSALTDSFQDGLLSPPVYTRPAEYKGLKVPEVLLSGNFSKIEDWLHDEALKITQTKRPDLLQ